Proteins encoded within one genomic window of Thermococcus celer Vu 13 = JCM 8558:
- a CDS encoding P-loop NTPase family protein has translation MKEVILLTGPPLNGRDEYITEALKLAEGESYAYYHVFDYIREVGKELGVKITRKNVLDFAISHQDLMNEIRDEAFSRIRKEIDESNEKFHLVSTPSLFRWGSGSVLGFTTSNLKLIRPNRVIIVLDDVLSVRRRILNDPEWLERFGNDPENIKLTTLVMWREDAINHVKTLIHELKKEGMEVRYILQFGIRHPYEVFLDLIFREREKPLVYLSYPMTGHEEEYYTRVRGFYAKLSEHFTVLDPGALDDWWVVAEYDAQVNKDPSIRRIRIKHLLDGEEVDELDREDIEQATDILRRQLVERDFNLVDVSKAIAVYHYAEGVSAGVISEMAEAYRTLAAVYLYYPFERRPSPFMEFYGMQNPSRRTMFRDEDEMIKAMVEEREYWAKA, from the coding sequence ATGAAGGAAGTCATCCTCCTAACTGGCCCGCCCCTCAACGGGCGAGACGAGTACATAACCGAGGCGCTGAAGCTCGCGGAAGGGGAGAGCTACGCCTATTACCACGTCTTTGACTACATCCGGGAAGTCGGGAAGGAGCTGGGGGTTAAGATAACCCGGAAGAACGTCCTCGACTTCGCCATAAGCCACCAGGATCTGATGAACGAGATACGGGATGAAGCGTTCAGTAGAATAAGAAAGGAAATAGACGAAAGCAACGAGAAGTTCCATCTGGTGTCGACCCCGAGCCTCTTCAGGTGGGGGAGCGGGAGCGTTCTGGGGTTCACGACGAGCAACTTAAAGCTGATCAGGCCGAACCGCGTTATAATAGTCCTCGACGACGTTCTGTCGGTCAGAAGACGAATCCTCAACGACCCGGAGTGGCTCGAGCGCTTCGGGAACGACCCGGAGAACATAAAGCTCACCACGCTCGTCATGTGGCGCGAGGACGCGATAAACCACGTGAAAACGCTCATCCACGAGCTGAAGAAGGAGGGTATGGAGGTTCGTTACATCCTGCAGTTCGGCATAAGGCATCCCTACGAGGTCTTCCTCGACCTGATATTCAGGGAAAGGGAGAAGCCCCTCGTGTACCTCAGCTACCCGATGACGGGCCACGAAGAGGAGTATTACACGCGCGTCAGGGGCTTCTACGCCAAGCTGAGCGAGCACTTCACCGTCCTTGACCCCGGGGCACTGGACGACTGGTGGGTCGTCGCCGAGTACGACGCCCAGGTGAACAAAGATCCTTCAATAAGACGCATCAGGATAAAGCACCTCCTCGACGGCGAGGAGGTTGACGAGCTCGACAGGGAGGACATAGAGCAGGCGACGGACATACTCCGGAGGCAGCTCGTCGAGAGGGACTTCAACCTGGTCGACGTCAGCAAGGCTATAGCGGTCTACCACTACGCGGAGGGCGTTTCTGCCGGTGTCATCAGCGAGATGGCCGAAGCGTACAGGACTCTCGCGGCGGTGTACCTCTACTACCCCTTCGAGAGGAGGCCGAGCCCCTTCATGGAGTTCTACGGCATGCAGAATCCCTCGCGGAGGACGATGTTCAGGGACGAGGACGAGATGATAAAGGCCATGGTGGAGGAGAGGGAGTACTGGGCGAAGGCATGA